Proteins from a single region of Undibacterium sp. KW1:
- a CDS encoding CDP-6-deoxy-delta-3,4-glucoseen reductase gives MTFQVSVTPSGRQFSCEEDETVLSAALRAGVILPYGCKNGACGSCKGKIASGTVQHGPHQQRALTELEETQGMSLFCCARPQSDLTIEAREIVADGDYPVKKMPSRIARLEKLSHDVMLIALQLPANERLQYRAGQYIEFLLRDGKRRSYSMANAPHLDEHITLHVRHMPGGLFTDQVFTTLKERDILRFEGPQGTFFLREDSEKPIILLASGTGFAPIKALVEHLIHIESKRPVNLYWGGRRPEDLYMHALCKEWEKQLPGFNYIPVVSDALPEDAWTGRSGFVHQAVMSDHADLSAYQVYACGAPVVVDSAKRDFTAQCQLPADEFYADSFTSEADLAN, from the coding sequence ATGACTTTTCAAGTAAGCGTCACCCCCAGTGGCCGTCAATTTAGCTGTGAAGAAGATGAAACTGTATTGTCGGCAGCGCTGCGCGCAGGCGTCATCTTGCCATATGGCTGTAAAAATGGTGCATGTGGCTCTTGCAAGGGCAAGATCGCCAGCGGAACTGTGCAACATGGCCCGCACCAGCAACGCGCTCTGACCGAGCTGGAAGAAACCCAGGGCATGTCCCTGTTTTGCTGTGCCAGGCCACAATCAGACCTGACCATAGAAGCGCGCGAAATCGTTGCGGACGGCGATTACCCGGTCAAGAAAATGCCCAGCCGCATTGCCAGACTGGAAAAACTTTCGCACGATGTCATGCTCATCGCCCTGCAATTGCCTGCCAATGAGCGCCTGCAATACCGCGCTGGTCAATACATAGAATTCCTGCTCAGGGACGGCAAGCGCCGCAGCTATAGCATGGCGAATGCCCCGCATCTGGATGAGCACATAACCCTGCACGTACGCCATATGCCGGGTGGCCTGTTCACCGACCAGGTATTTACTACCCTCAAAGAGCGCGACATCCTGCGCTTTGAAGGCCCGCAAGGTACTTTCTTCCTGCGTGAAGATAGCGAAAAACCAATTATCCTGCTGGCTTCAGGCACAGGCTTCGCCCCTATCAAGGCTCTGGTAGAGCACCTGATTCATATTGAGTCCAAGCGCCCGGTCAACCTGTATTGGGGTGGCCGTCGCCCTGAAGACCTGTATATGCATGCGCTGTGCAAGGAATGGGAAAAGCAGCTGCCTGGCTTTAACTACATCCCTGTCGTTTCTGACGCCTTGCCTGAAGATGCATGGACAGGCCGTAGCGGTTTTGTGCACCAGGCTGTCATGTCTGATCATGCAGACTTGTCTGCTTATCAAGTGTATGCCTGTGGTGCCCCTGTCGTGGTTGACTCAGCCAAGCGCGACTTTACGGCGCAGTGCCAATTGCCTGCCGACGAGTTCTATGCAGATTCGTTTACTTCTGAGGCTGACCTGGCAAACTAA
- a CDS encoding SDR family oxidoreductase — MNKQIKQIGKPRLLIIGCGDVGMRLLPLLRQHFRIFALTSQAERCTELRTAGATPLLGNLDQPDTLARLKGLAEYVVHLAPPPSEGKADRRTQNLTAILPDKSRLVYISTTGVYGDCAGASFDETRSVKPQNARALRRVAAENCLRAWARRSQSCLSILRVPGIYAANRLPLERLHKGTPALLEADDVYSNHIHADDLAQLIKLALFRALPNRVYHAVDDSDMKMATYFDLVADAFALPRPPRLPRAELAQQVSPVLLSFMSESRRMQNQRIKLELGVRLRYASVTEGVAAVVAAVTSGKVI, encoded by the coding sequence ATGAATAAACAGATTAAACAAATTGGCAAGCCACGCTTGCTTATCATAGGTTGTGGCGACGTGGGCATGCGCCTCTTGCCATTATTGCGCCAGCATTTCCGCATTTTTGCGCTGACCAGCCAGGCTGAACGCTGCACAGAACTACGTACTGCCGGCGCTACTCCCTTGCTGGGTAACCTGGACCAGCCTGATACACTGGCCCGCCTCAAGGGCCTGGCAGAGTATGTGGTTCATCTGGCACCACCACCCTCAGAAGGCAAGGCTGACAGGCGCACACAAAATTTGACCGCCATTTTACCTGACAAGAGCCGCCTTGTTTATATCAGTACGACAGGCGTGTATGGCGACTGTGCGGGAGCCTCGTTTGATGAGACCCGCAGCGTAAAGCCTCAAAATGCCCGCGCACTGCGCCGCGTGGCGGCAGAAAACTGTTTGCGGGCCTGGGCCAGGCGCAGTCAATCCTGCCTGTCCATCCTGCGCGTGCCTGGCATCTATGCGGCAAACCGCCTGCCACTGGAACGTTTGCACAAGGGCACGCCCGCATTGCTTGAAGCTGATGATGTATATTCCAACCACATCCACGCAGATGATCTGGCGCAATTGATCAAACTGGCCTTGTTCCGGGCGCTTCCCAACCGTGTTTATCATGCTGTCGATGACAGTGACATGAAGATGGCTACTTACTTTGACCTGGTCGCTGATGCGTTTGCTCTACCGCGCCCGCCACGCTTGCCGCGTGCTGAACTGGCGCAGCAGGTCAGCCCTGTATTATTGTCTTTCATGTCAGAATCGAGACGCATGCAAAACCAGCGCATCAAACTTGAACTGGGTGTACGCCTGCGCTATGCCTCGGTGACAGAGGGCGTCGCGGCAGTGGTGGCTGCGGTCACGAGCGGTAAGGTGATATAG
- a CDS encoding CHASE domain-containing protein produces the protein MRSTPESDTRQLLWQMLVLAILYAALGRLSLLLAIPPGYSIAIYPSAGVALGMVLTGGYRLLPGVAIGAFVANLLINLNIFGNINTNALIASTIVAAGASLQTLVACKLILKKLHDNLALDTDRAIFQFFIYGGGVACLINASISVTALVALGVIPWQDFFNNWIGWWVGDTFGVLTITPIIMVIYGKPREIWYARRWSVLVPLLICLLLVITAFTFTRYREEQKQQLEFRLKAERIGQNLQNKLDTHADIMRNIERLYASSIQVSRNDFATFVSHTLQSQKAISFLSWVPKVDLQHRENFEVTVLREGFANYQIQEMNEFNQLVEVSIRDEYYPIRYIEPFFDNHQMFGYDMGSTTARRIAIEDARDSGHLTVTDPLISSETDGREQLHVLLFAPVYENGKPQETMEQRKAAFSGTAVSMIRMADVVREILSNEDMRSVRIKFYDLSYPGKKGIFIDEISGLTPTYLFQTTINFGGRQFALLAKPSSEYWRTHVAWITWITMIGGLLFTGLLGAYLLVATAHTFGIESLVAQRTAELHDSEERLRTILDNAAEGILTTNEHGIIESANRSAEVLLKYTHGSLHGRNMFSLFPDPESLQFLTTHLHTTNRERQFEVAGKSERKELLARQKDGHDVPVELAITRVRLGMQVLYVIIVHDLSEKKRVEKLKNEFVSAVSHELRTPLTSIRGVLGLLAGGVAGSIPEKAQSMLVMANDNAKRLTALINDLLDFEKLEYGSMQFHFETLPLAELIESSLQSNLGYAQSFDIGIQYDSPVDPAAQVRVDSQRFVQVLSNLLSNAIKFSRPHGKIDVRVTLNHDQNQVRIEVQDYGIGISEEFKSSIFQKFTQEDAKAARKYAGTGLGLSLTKTMIEKMGGQIGFSSTENLGSCFYITLPLVTAATTAATPSVTEA, from the coding sequence ATGCGTTCAACACCGGAAAGTGATACGCGACAACTACTATGGCAAATGCTGGTGCTTGCCATACTGTATGCGGCACTTGGACGCCTTTCCCTGTTGCTTGCCATCCCGCCAGGCTATTCCATCGCCATCTATCCTTCTGCCGGTGTTGCCCTGGGCATGGTGCTTACCGGAGGCTACCGCCTCTTGCCCGGTGTAGCCATCGGTGCCTTCGTTGCCAATTTACTCATTAACCTGAACATTTTTGGCAACATCAATACCAATGCCCTGATTGCCTCAACCATCGTCGCTGCTGGTGCCAGCCTGCAAACCCTGGTAGCTTGCAAGCTGATCCTGAAGAAATTGCATGACAACCTGGCGCTGGATACAGACAGGGCTATTTTTCAGTTTTTTATCTATGGCGGCGGAGTTGCCTGTCTCATCAACGCCAGCATCAGCGTCACTGCGCTGGTCGCTCTTGGTGTCATCCCCTGGCAGGATTTTTTCAATAACTGGATAGGCTGGTGGGTAGGCGATACCTTTGGTGTTTTAACGATCACCCCCATCATCATGGTGATCTATGGCAAGCCACGTGAGATATGGTATGCCAGGCGCTGGAGCGTGCTGGTCCCGCTGTTGATCTGCCTGCTGCTGGTGATTACCGCATTTACCTTTACCCGTTACCGCGAAGAACAAAAACAGCAACTTGAATTCCGCCTGAAAGCTGAACGCATAGGCCAGAACCTGCAAAACAAGCTTGATACACACGCCGACATCATGCGCAATATCGAGCGTCTGTATGCCAGCTCCATACAGGTAAGCCGCAATGACTTTGCCACCTTTGTCAGTCATACCCTTCAAAGCCAGAAAGCCATCTCCTTCTTGTCCTGGGTGCCAAAGGTAGATCTGCAACACCGCGAAAACTTTGAAGTCACCGTATTACGTGAAGGTTTCGCCAATTACCAGATACAGGAGATGAATGAGTTTAATCAGCTCGTGGAAGTCAGTATCAGGGATGAATATTATCCCATCAGGTACATAGAACCTTTTTTTGATAATCATCAGATGTTTGGCTATGACATGGGCTCTACCACCGCCCGCAGGATTGCCATAGAGGATGCGCGTGACAGTGGCCACCTGACAGTCACCGACCCATTAATTTCCAGCGAGACCGATGGCAGGGAACAATTGCATGTGCTGCTGTTTGCGCCAGTCTATGAAAATGGCAAACCGCAAGAAACCATGGAACAGAGGAAAGCTGCTTTTTCCGGAACGGCTGTCAGCATGATACGTATGGCAGACGTCGTCAGGGAGATACTGTCCAATGAAGACATGCGCAGTGTGCGCATCAAATTTTATGATCTTTCCTACCCTGGCAAGAAAGGCATATTCATCGATGAAATCAGCGGGCTGACCCCGACTTATTTATTCCAAACCACCATCAACTTTGGTGGCAGACAGTTCGCATTACTGGCAAAACCTTCATCAGAATACTGGCGCACCCATGTTGCCTGGATCACCTGGATCACCATGATAGGCGGCCTGCTGTTCACAGGCCTGCTGGGCGCCTACCTGCTGGTCGCAACAGCTCATACTTTTGGCATAGAAAGTCTGGTCGCACAAAGAACGGCAGAGCTGCACGACAGTGAAGAAAGGTTGCGTACCATACTCGACAATGCGGCAGAAGGCATATTGACCACGAATGAACATGGCATCATAGAATCAGCCAACCGTTCTGCCGAAGTCTTGCTGAAATATACGCATGGCAGCCTGCATGGCAGAAACATGTTCAGCCTTTTCCCTGACCCTGAGTCGCTGCAATTCCTGACCACCCATTTGCACACGACCAATCGTGAAAGACAATTTGAGGTTGCAGGAAAAAGTGAGCGCAAAGAATTGCTGGCCAGGCAAAAAGATGGTCATGACGTACCAGTAGAGCTGGCCATTACCCGTGTGCGCCTTGGCATGCAGGTCTTGTATGTCATCATCGTGCATGACCTGTCAGAGAAAAAACGGGTAGAAAAACTCAAAAACGAATTTGTCTCTGCCGTGTCACACGAGTTGCGCACGCCGCTGACTTCTATCCGAGGCGTGCTGGGCCTTCTGGCAGGTGGCGTTGCCGGGAGTATTCCGGAAAAAGCGCAGTCCATGCTGGTCATGGCCAACGACAATGCCAAGCGCCTGACTGCACTCATCAATGATTTGCTGGACTTTGAAAAACTCGAATATGGCAGCATGCAGTTCCACTTCGAGACCCTGCCCCTGGCCGAACTGATAGAGAGCAGCTTGCAGTCCAACCTTGGTTATGCGCAAAGTTTTGACATAGGCATACAGTATGACTCACCAGTAGATCCTGCTGCCCAGGTCAGAGTAGATTCGCAACGTTTTGTACAGGTCTTGTCCAACCTGTTGTCGAATGCCATCAAGTTCTCGCGACCGCATGGAAAAATTGATGTGCGCGTCACGCTGAATCACGACCAGAATCAGGTACGCATAGAAGTACAAGACTATGGCATAGGTATTTCAGAAGAATTCAAGAGCAGCATCTTCCAGAAGTTCACTCAGGAAGATGCCAAGGCAGCCCGCAAATATGCCGGTACCGGCCTGGGTCTTAGCCTGACCAAGACCATGATAGAAAAAATGGGCGGGCAGATCGGTTTCAGCAGTACAGAAAATCTCGGTTCCTGCTTCTATATCACCTTACCGCTCGTGACCGCAGCCACCACTGCCGCGACGCCCTCTGTCACCGAGGCATAG
- a CDS encoding GspE/PulE family protein — MNKPAHRSLNLQQIFTWLMADGIIPKEEAKTQFHATQGLLKNGPASMHPLTAVAQARLHSAISPHILLTLDWLTEWAAAKVNLPFYRIDPLKIDFTSVSDVMSASYATRFNILPVESTGNVIVVATSEPFNTEWQDEILKFSRKEIRLVVANPLEISQYIVQFFSLAKSIKDARKSNKNDANLRQNFEQLIEIGKTNKQVDANDQHIVNIVDWLWQFAFDQRASDIHLEPKRDISVIRFRIDGVLHQVYQVPATIMIAMTARIKLLGRMDVIEKRRPQDGRIKTRTSEGQEVELRLSTLPTVFGEKMVMRIFDPEVVVKTLPELGFPINDAKRWDHLTSKPHGIILVTGPTGSGKTTTLYTTLKALATPDVNVCTVEDPIEMVEGSFNQMQVQSAIDLSFADGIRALMRQDPDIIMVGEIRDLPTAEMAIQAALTGHLVLSTLHTNDAPSAIMRLLELGVPYYLLEATIIGILAQRLVRTLCIHCKSPEGELQDAVWDTLTEGWGISKPEKIYKPVGCPECRQTGFMGRTGLYELLTVTLPFSKLITENADIHALRAQSIKDEMKPLRIAGAYKIIEGVTTADEVLKVTSSLI, encoded by the coding sequence ATGAATAAACCAGCACACCGCAGCCTGAACCTGCAACAAATTTTTACCTGGCTGATGGCCGATGGCATCATCCCCAAGGAAGAAGCCAAGACCCAGTTCCACGCGACCCAGGGTTTGTTGAAAAACGGTCCGGCCAGCATGCATCCCCTGACTGCAGTTGCACAGGCCAGATTGCATTCGGCCATTTCACCGCATATTTTACTGACGCTGGACTGGCTGACGGAATGGGCGGCCGCCAAGGTAAATTTACCTTTTTACCGCATTGATCCCCTGAAGATAGATTTCACCAGCGTATCCGATGTGATGTCGGCCTCTTATGCGACCCGCTTTAACATTCTGCCTGTGGAATCCACGGGCAATGTCATTGTCGTTGCGACTTCAGAGCCATTCAATACCGAATGGCAGGATGAAATACTGAAATTCAGCCGCAAGGAGATTCGCCTGGTGGTGGCGAACCCGCTGGAAATTTCGCAATACATCGTGCAGTTTTTCTCACTGGCCAAATCCATCAAGGATGCGCGCAAGTCGAACAAGAATGACGCCAACCTGCGTCAGAACTTTGAGCAACTGATAGAGATAGGCAAGACCAATAAGCAGGTCGATGCGAATGACCAGCACATCGTCAATATCGTCGATTGGCTGTGGCAATTTGCCTTTGATCAGCGCGCCTCGGATATCCATCTCGAGCCCAAACGCGATATTTCCGTCATCCGTTTCCGTATCGACGGTGTCTTGCACCAGGTATATCAGGTACCAGCCACCATCATGATCGCCATGACAGCCCGTATCAAATTGCTGGGCCGCATGGACGTTATCGAAAAACGTCGTCCGCAGGATGGTCGTATCAAAACCCGTACCAGTGAAGGCCAGGAGGTGGAACTGCGTTTGTCCACCCTGCCTACGGTGTTCGGCGAAAAAATGGTCATGCGTATTTTTGATCCTGAAGTTGTGGTCAAGACCCTGCCCGAACTCGGTTTCCCCATCAATGATGCAAAACGCTGGGATCACCTGACCAGCAAGCCACATGGCATTATCCTGGTCACCGGACCTACCGGTTCCGGTAAAACCACTACCTTGTACACGACGCTCAAAGCGCTGGCGACACCCGACGTGAATGTCTGTACCGTCGAAGACCCTATCGAGATGGTAGAGGGCTCGTTCAACCAGATGCAGGTACAGTCTGCCATCGACCTGAGTTTTGCTGATGGCATACGCGCCCTCATGCGTCAGGATCCTGACATCATCATGGTCGGTGAGATACGCGATTTGCCAACTGCCGAGATGGCCATACAGGCCGCACTGACAGGTCATTTGGTCTTATCCACCCTGCATACCAATGACGCGCCTTCAGCCATCATGCGTCTGCTGGAACTTGGTGTGCCTTATTATTTATTGGAAGCAACCATCATAGGCATCCTGGCCCAGCGCCTGGTCAGGACCCTGTGCATCCACTGTAAATCTCCCGAAGGTGAACTGCAGGATGCTGTCTGGGACACCCTCACTGAGGGCTGGGGCATCAGCAAACCCGAGAAAATCTATAAACCCGTCGGCTGCCCGGAATGCCGCCAGACCGGTTTCATGGGACGTACAGGCTTGTATGAATTACTGACAGTCACCCTGCCTTTCAGCAAACTGATCACTGAGAATGCCGATATCCATGCCCTGCGTGCCCAAAGCATCAAGGATGAGATGAAACCCTTGCGCATTGCAGGCGCATATAAGATCATCGAAGGTGTTACCACGGCAGATGAGGTTCTGAAAGTCACTTCATCACTGATCTAG
- a CDS encoding spermidine synthase, which yields MLIKRKSIEAEANHRSGPTAAAPKKANRKPKFAPVTLSEMDGVRFLHFGTEWVQGAMRLRKPDAIELEYAQQMMAWMLFIDTPQQLVQLGLGTGALTKFCYRHFEDAAVTTVELNPSVIAICESMFKLPANDERLQVLEMDAMDFVNDDNNHGHADAMQVDLYDATARGPVLDSAEFYQACANCLKDDGILTVNLFGDHPSYARNLKAMRFAFDTVLCLPEVHDGNVVALAFKRKPELNFPELYEKAEQIRASTKMPAKSWVNGLKAACDPK from the coding sequence ATGCTGATCAAACGAAAATCCATAGAAGCCGAGGCCAATCACCGCTCTGGCCCCACCGCCGCTGCCCCGAAGAAGGCCAACCGCAAACCCAAATTTGCTCCTGTCACCTTATCCGAAATGGATGGGGTACGATTCCTGCATTTCGGTACCGAATGGGTGCAAGGTGCCATGCGCCTGCGCAAGCCCGACGCCATAGAACTCGAATACGCGCAACAGATGATGGCCTGGATGCTGTTCATCGATACGCCACAACAACTGGTGCAACTGGGACTGGGCACCGGTGCACTGACCAAGTTCTGTTACCGTCATTTCGAAGATGCCGCAGTCACCACGGTAGAACTTAATCCGTCTGTTATCGCCATTTGCGAAAGCATGTTCAAATTACCTGCCAATGACGAGCGGCTGCAGGTGCTGGAAATGGATGCCATGGACTTTGTCAACGATGACAATAATCATGGGCATGCAGATGCCATGCAGGTGGATTTATATGATGCTACTGCCCGTGGCCCGGTGCTCGACAGTGCTGAGTTTTATCAGGCCTGTGCAAATTGCCTGAAAGACGATGGCATCTTGACCGTCAACCTGTTTGGCGACCACCCCAGCTATGCACGCAACCTTAAAGCCATGCGCTTTGCCTTTGACACTGTGCTATGCCTGCCAGAAGTCCACGATGGCAATGTGGTTGCCCTGGCGTTCAAACGCAAGCCCGAATTGAATTTCCCTGAGCTGTACGAAAAAGCGGAACAGATCAGGGCGAGCACCAAAATGCCTGCAAAATCCTGGGTCAATGGGCTCAAGGCAGCCTGCGATCCCAAATAA
- a CDS encoding DNA-deoxyinosine glycosylase: MKAPESNPLAQAPVLQGFPPVINEHTHTLILGSFPGAASLTATQYYAYRQNQFWRLVSASLATDLVTLDYEQRLQTLLAHGIGLWDVFHSCVRAGSLDSAIREGKLNDFSGLRATHPHLRKLCFNGQTAGKMATYFQQHGYQTLILPSSSPAHATRSFADKLLDWQAGLQPAPG; the protein is encoded by the coding sequence ATGAAAGCACCAGAATCGAACCCACTTGCGCAAGCCCCTGTATTGCAGGGCTTCCCTCCTGTCATCAATGAGCACACCCATACCCTGATACTGGGAAGTTTCCCTGGCGCTGCTTCACTCACGGCAACGCAATATTATGCCTACAGGCAAAACCAGTTCTGGCGACTGGTCTCAGCCTCTCTGGCAACAGACCTGGTCACTCTTGATTATGAACAGCGCCTGCAAACTTTGCTGGCGCATGGCATAGGTTTATGGGATGTATTTCATTCCTGCGTGCGTGCAGGCAGCCTTGACTCAGCCATACGCGAGGGCAAACTCAATGACTTCAGCGGCTTGCGGGCAACACATCCGCATTTGCGCAAGCTTTGCTTCAATGGCCAGACCGCAGGAAAAATGGCGACTTACTTCCAGCAACACGGGTACCAGACGCTGATACTACCCTCATCCTCCCCCGCCCACGCAACACGCAGTTTTGCAGACAAATTACTCGACTGGCAGGCCGGACTGCAGCCTGCACCTGGCTGA
- a CDS encoding DUF3016 domain-containing protein, with protein MKLMTSAILLAMAMATQVQAGEVKVTWQEPEKYTDIRPGNESKSGFQERMIKEFDQIFADLAKKLPDAYQWDITVTDVDLAGDVRPFYRNTVGDIRIIKDLYWPRMTLTFDLKDEKGKSIASGTENIKDMNFLMRSALATGNSAFRYEEQMLRDWFAKQQRDKIFPSR; from the coding sequence ATGAAATTGATGACAAGTGCAATATTGCTGGCAATGGCGATGGCGACACAGGTACAGGCTGGCGAAGTGAAAGTGACCTGGCAGGAGCCGGAGAAATATACGGATATTCGCCCAGGCAATGAATCCAAATCAGGCTTCCAGGAACGCATGATCAAGGAGTTTGATCAAATATTTGCCGACCTGGCAAAAAAACTGCCCGATGCGTATCAGTGGGACATCACAGTCACTGATGTTGATCTGGCTGGCGACGTACGCCCGTTTTACCGTAACACCGTTGGTGATATACGGATCATCAAGGATTTGTACTGGCCGCGCATGACTTTGACTTTTGACTTGAAGGACGAAAAAGGCAAGAGCATTGCTTCGGGTACAGAAAATATCAAGGACATGAATTTTCTGATGAGATCCGCTCTGGCTACCGGTAATTCTGCCTTCCGCTATGAAGAGCAGATGCTGCGCGACTGGTTCGCCAAACAGCAGCGTGACAAGATTTTCCCTTCACGCTGA
- the htpG gene encoding molecular chaperone HtpG, with protein MSEKQTLGFQAEVKQLLQLMIHSLYSNKEIFLRELISNASDASDKLRFEAINNASLFENDPELQIQVSFNKEARTVTIADNGIGMSKADAIEHLGTIAKSGTKEFFGKLSGDQQKDAAMIGQFGVGFYSGFIVADRITVESRRAGLPADQAVRWESEGAGDFSVEDIVKEGRGTSITLHLREGEDEFLSAWKLKSVIRTYSDHISLPIKMQKEEWDEEKKEQVLKDELETINQASALWARSKSDITPEQYDEFYKHVSHDYTAPLTHTHNRVEGRSEYTQLLYIPSRAPFDMWDRNKRGGIKLYVKRVFIMDDAEQLMPVYLRFVKGVIDSNDLPLNVSREILQESRDIKAIREGSTKRVLGMLEDLANADGDDTQAKKDKYATFWKEFGQVLKEGVGEDHANKERIAKLLRFASTHNDSDAQNVSLADYLSRAKEGQDKIYYVTAESYATAKNSPHLEIFRKKGVEVLLLTDRVDEWMLSFLNDFEGKELASVAKGGLDLGQLEDEAEKKQHEETQTEFKDLVEKMKTALADKAKDVRVTFRLTDSPACLVADEHDLSGNLARMLKAAGQAAPESKPILEVNPDHPLVQKLKYEVNKFDDWSHLLFDQALLAEGGNLSDPSAFVKRLNEMLLSK; from the coding sequence ATGTCAGAAAAACAAACCCTGGGCTTTCAGGCCGAAGTCAAACAACTTTTGCAGTTGATGATTCACTCCTTGTATTCAAACAAGGAAATCTTTTTGCGTGAACTGATCTCGAATGCTTCTGATGCATCAGACAAACTGCGTTTTGAAGCCATTAATAATGCCAGCCTGTTTGAAAACGATCCTGAGTTGCAAATCCAGGTCAGTTTCAACAAGGAAGCACGTACCGTCACCATTGCCGACAATGGCATAGGGATGAGCAAGGCTGATGCGATAGAACACCTGGGCACGATCGCCAAATCCGGCACCAAGGAATTCTTTGGCAAACTGTCTGGCGACCAGCAAAAAGATGCCGCCATGATAGGCCAGTTTGGTGTTGGTTTTTACTCCGGCTTTATCGTTGCCGACCGCATCACCGTAGAAAGCCGCCGCGCCGGTCTGCCTGCAGACCAGGCTGTACGCTGGGAATCCGAAGGTGCAGGTGACTTTAGTGTAGAAGACATCGTCAAGGAAGGCCGCGGCACCAGCATCACCCTGCACCTGCGTGAAGGCGAAGACGAGTTCCTGTCTGCATGGAAACTCAAATCCGTGATCCGTACTTATTCCGACCATATCTCTCTGCCTATCAAGATGCAGAAAGAAGAATGGGACGAAGAGAAGAAAGAACAGGTTTTGAAAGACGAACTGGAAACCATCAACCAGGCCAGTGCCTTGTGGGCACGCAGCAAGTCTGACATCACGCCTGAGCAATATGATGAGTTCTACAAACACGTGTCGCATGACTACACCGCACCGCTGACCCACACGCATAACCGTGTTGAAGGCCGCAGCGAATATACACAATTGCTGTACATCCCATCACGCGCACCGTTTGACATGTGGGACCGCAATAAACGTGGTGGTATCAAGCTCTACGTCAAACGCGTCTTCATCATGGATGATGCAGAACAACTGATGCCAGTCTACCTGCGCTTTGTCAAAGGTGTCATTGATTCGAATGACCTGCCTTTGAATGTCTCACGTGAAATCCTGCAGGAAAGCCGCGACATCAAGGCGATACGCGAAGGTTCGACCAAGCGCGTGCTGGGCATGCTGGAAGACCTGGCAAATGCGGATGGCGATGATACACAAGCAAAGAAAGACAAGTACGCGACTTTCTGGAAAGAATTTGGCCAGGTCCTGAAAGAAGGCGTGGGTGAAGATCATGCCAACAAGGAGCGTATCGCCAAATTGCTGCGCTTTGCATCTACCCACAATGACAGCGATGCACAAAATGTCTCACTGGCGGATTACCTGAGCCGCGCAAAAGAAGGCCAGGACAAGATTTACTATGTCACGGCAGAAAGCTATGCCACTGCCAAGAACAGCCCACACCTGGAAATTTTCCGCAAGAAAGGCGTGGAAGTCTTGTTGCTGACTGACCGCGTTGATGAATGGATGCTGTCCTTCCTGAATGATTTCGAAGGCAAGGAACTCGCTTCCGTCGCCAAAGGTGGCCTGGATCTGGGCCAACTGGAAGATGAAGCAGAAAAGAAACAGCATGAAGAAACCCAGACCGAGTTCAAAGACCTGGTCGAGAAGATGAAAACAGCCCTGGCAGACAAGGCCAAGGATGTGCGTGTGACTTTCCGTCTTACGGATTCACCGGCCTGCCTGGTCGCAGATGAGCATGATTTGTCTGGCAACCTGGCGCGCATGCTGAAGGCTGCAGGTCAGGCTGCACCAGAGTCCAAGCCTATACTGGAAGTCAACCCTGATCATCCTCTGGTACAGAAACTCAAGTATGAAGTCAACAAGTTCGACGACTGGTCACACCTGCTGTTTGACCAGGCCTTGCTGGCTGAAGGTGGCAACCTCAGCGACCCAAGTGCATTTGTAAAACGTCTCAATGAGATGTTGCTGAGCAAGTAG
- a CDS encoding transporter substrate-binding domain-containing protein: MLLKVAGVLCFIFLCGYAPFLKAANLYLTDVAPFAFSKDAKGTYDGINVRIANELRRRSGVPLELVVVPSARHVVMFPADKEAYSISQAENFSEQEGILLSEVTQFPIMVIAPRGAILRNYDDLNALSMEKGIGMMRRLSYGTFGQDERVRKVEINTLENGMRMLEAGRISGIVGSQPAILAAAEKMRRQIC; the protein is encoded by the coding sequence ATGTTGCTTAAAGTAGCGGGTGTGCTCTGTTTCATTTTCCTTTGCGGGTATGCGCCTTTCTTGAAAGCGGCTAATCTCTATCTGACTGACGTCGCTCCTTTTGCTTTCTCCAAAGATGCCAAGGGTACTTATGACGGCATCAATGTGCGCATAGCCAATGAATTGCGCAGGAGATCCGGCGTCCCGCTGGAGCTTGTGGTGGTGCCCAGCGCCCGCCATGTGGTGATGTTCCCAGCAGATAAAGAGGCTTACAGTATTTCCCAGGCAGAAAATTTCAGTGAGCAGGAAGGTATCCTTTTGAGCGAGGTTACCCAGTTTCCGATTATGGTGATTGCGCCGCGCGGGGCCATACTCAGAAATTATGATGACCTGAATGCCCTGTCCATGGAAAAAGGCATAGGCATGATGCGCAGGCTCAGTTATGGCACGTTTGGCCAGGATGAGCGCGTCAGGAAGGTAGAAATCAATACACTGGAGAATGGCATGCGCATGCTGGAAGCTGGGCGCATATCGGGTATCGTTGGCAGCCAGCCCGCTATCCTTGCGGCGGCAGAAAAAATGCGTCGGCAAATTTGTTAG